Part of the Thermoanaerobaculia bacterium genome, GGATAGAAGATCGGCGTGAGGAAACCGACCATCGCGAGGGCGAGACCGGCCACCTGCGCCGTGTCCCGCAGGAAGACCTGCAGCCCGGCGAGCAGGCATCCGATCCCGTACGTCGCGAGGATCTGGGCGGCGAGCAGCGGAACGACGAGAGCCGCCCAGCGCGGGGAGAAGTGTCCCCGCCAGGCGAGATACGCGGAATACAGGAAGAGCCCGATCAGCTCGTTGACGACGGCGGAGAGCACGACGGTCGCGACGAGCGTCTGCTTCGGGAAGACCGCCTTCTTCACCATCGCCGAGTTGTCCGTCAGGCACGTGGAGGAGCGCATCAATCCTTCCTGGACGGCGAGCCACGGGATGAAACCCGCGAGGAGATATTCCGGAAAAACGACCCCGGCCGGCTCGCCCGAGAGAGGGATCTTCAGAACCACCGAGAAAACGAACGTGTAGATGACGACCCAGGCGAGAGGCGCCAGGAGCGCCCAGACGGGCCCGAGGAACGATCCGACGTAACGGGACCGGAGGTCGCGGACGACCAGTTCGGACAGCAGATACAGCGAATTCCCCGCCCGGCGCCCCTCCGACTTGACTTTCACAGGGGGCGGATTATATTGGGGCGGGAAATATGGTGCAACAGCATTTCTCCCTTTCGCGACAGAATCAGGTCGGCGCCCGCATCCGCGCGCTCCGGAAAGGGAGAAACCTCACCCAGACCGAGCTCTCGG contains:
- a CDS encoding ABC transporter permease, with protein sequence MKVKSEGRRAGNSLYLLSELVVRDLRSRYVGSFLGPVWALLAPLAWVVIYTFVFSVVLKIPLSGEPAGVVFPEYLLAGFIPWLAVQEGLMRSSTCLTDNSAMVKKAVFPKQTLVATVVLSAVVNELIGLFLYSAYLAWRGHFSPRWAALVVPLLAAQILATYGIGCLLAGLQVFLRDTAQVAGLALAMVGFLTPIFYPVSFVPVRFRWVVSANPVAHLIEGFRDALFRHTLPGAGSAAFLLVFSAAAAMLGSLLFVKAEPHFADLL